From the Gossypium hirsutum isolate 1008001.06 chromosome A02, Gossypium_hirsutum_v2.1, whole genome shotgun sequence genome, the window TGCAAATGCTGTACTTCACCATGACCCTCAACTGTGGGGAGAAGATGTGCATCTTTTTAAACCAGACAGATTCGCGGAAGGGATTGCCAAAGCTACCAATTACAACGCGGCTGCATTTTTACCCTTTGGATTGGGACCTCGAACTTGTGTTGGTATGACCTTTGCAACCACAGAAACCAAGATTGTTCTCTCCATGATCCTACAACGCTACGCTATTACACTTTCCCCTGCCTATGTCCACTCACCAATACCTATAATCAGCCTTAAACCACAACATGGAATTCAAGTAATACTCAAGTCGCTGCATATCGATGCTTGATGTTTCATCTTTGTTGTCATCAACAACCTGAAAAATATGGGTTTGAATGCATTTAACACGTATTAtcctttatttttaagaatttagaatTATGAATACTTTacgcattatataaaaaaatctacaCAACCATTAGAAATTTAgagtttaataaaaaatttctatttcatAAGTCTATTATCTCTTCTTTTACAACCACTTTCTCCTTTtctctaataaatataataaactttaattttttgttactttcataaatttctaataaattgaaattttattatatataaatctaATTTAacattcttaataattttttttattcactttattattattactgcAATTAAACACATATTTCACTATTGATTTTAATCTCTTTTTTCTATAATTTATCTCAATTTTGTCCTTCTTAATCATTTACACACCATGGGCCGACTCACACTTCTCCCTCAAAACATTTAAGAACTAAGCAGtaaaaagtatatttaataaCACCAttgaataataacaaaaaaaagtgcACTTTTTTAGTTGGATGTAGTGTTTAACACCGCTAGTCATAGCTGAGATACTTGATAGAGCGAAGTTGGCCGGACCGAGTTGGGTCCAACAAAAATTCTAAATCTAAGCTCGgttcgaaaaataattaaaatattatataagtctaatttaaataaaaatgttaaaatttaagtTCGGTCTAATctgtttgtattatttttaaatatatttttaaaacataatacatttaaaatattaaaaacattaaaataaatattttcaataaattgaaaataaattttaaaaaattgtgtatacttaaataacaataagataggtgcaacttaatAAGGAATTATGAAATactctaaaatagtaataaaattgacaataaaacaagagttataaatatccaaataataacaaaaaaaagtagtagtaatataattatgaaattgtaacaaaatagtaaaaaacaaccaaaaaatagcaagaaaacagtaaaaaaaatagaagtttCTTTTTTACATATTAGGGCCGGGCTCTGGCCAAAAAAGTCTTACCCGAAGCCTAGTCCGTTTTCTAAACACTTATTTTTTTACTCAAACTCATtttttgagtttatatttttattcaaatcctATAACTTAAATTTACCTTCAAGCCCAACTGACATTGGAAGACTTGGTAGATGAGTGCAAAACATTCTACTTTGCTGGACAAGATACTGTTAATTCCTTACTTGCTTGGATGGTCTTACTTTTAGCAAGTCATGGAGATTGGCAAGAGAAAGCAAGAAGAGAGGTGATTGAGATATATGGTAACCAATATGTTGAAAaatggccaaccatgctgctgaTATGTTTTTGTTAAAGTACATGCTACTATGATGATTTTGTTGAGTGCATACAGCTTGTATGCATGCTGTAGCAATTATGCATGTTGCAGCAACATATTTTCTGTTTTAGTTGCAATGTAATTTAGtttggttgaaaatgaacttTGATGTTAATGTTTTGATGGGATGACTGAGTTGATAAATCAGCTTATCCATGTGTACAAACAATGTTTTAATAATCCCAATCTTGATTAGTGGGGTTAGTTGAATATTTGATGATGTATTTTGactataaatgtattgttttcaTAATGAATGAGCAAGCATATTAGTTGTGTAAAGCAAATTGCTTGCTTGCTGCACGTTTGTGAGCAAATAAATTATTCTTTGTTTTTCCTCCTCTGTTCTCGGTATTGTTCTCTTCTTTTACCGCTATCAAAAACCCAACACAATATCCAAATTCTGAAGGCTTTTCTAAACTCAAAATTGTAAGTAAACTGTCAAACCCTTTCAATACATTGTGTATACCAGGCATTTAAATCAAAGTCATAAAGGCTTTTAGTACATAAAAAATCCTGTCTATACTTCCAGTACATTAAATTCTTTAATCTACTCTGACACATTCCTATTCTGCAAACAGATGACCATGATTATTAATGAACCTCTAAGATTGTATGGTCCAGCAGTTGGCCTATTGAGGAAAGGTGGAAGTGAAGTTCGGTTAGGAAATCTAGTCTTGCCTGCTGATATAGATATTCTTATTGCAAATGCTGCACTTCACCATGACCCTCAACTATGGGGAGATAATGTGCATCTTTTTAAGCCAGAGAGATTCGCCGAAGGGATTGCCAAAGCTACCAATTACAACACAACAGCATTTTGTCCCTTTGGATTGGGACCTCGGACTTGTGTTGGTACAACCTTCGCAATCATGGAAGTGAAGATTGCAGTCTCCATGATTCTACAACGCTACACCATTTCCCTCTCCCCTGCCTATGTCCACGCGCCAGTATCTATTATCACCGTTAAACCACAACATGTAATTCAAGTAATACTCCAGTCACTGCATCATGATGCTTAAACCATACGGCAGGTAAGGGCTCAGCGTTCAACTCAGTTTGGTCATGTATTCACCTTTTAAGAGATGACATTTCATAGCTCAGGGGCTTTTGCATTAGCAACCAATTCCCTATTCTGAAGTTATGCGCTCCTTCATGCATAAAAAACTGATGGTAAAGCGTGCAATAAATGAAAATCAAATACAATTTATCACTTTAATAGTTTATATCctcataatttttaaaggattaaatcaaatttttattattttttaatattcaagtTGGAGttctattcatattttaaatgagactaattttttacccaaactcaATTTTCGAGCTTAATATTTTTGCTCAAAATATAAATAGatgataattatttaatttatgagtaaatatatattaaaaatgtattaataaaaaaagtaactaataaaaatctaCTTAATCTTTCAAAAAGGCCACTCAAAATCAACTATTTGACCAATATACTCATCATTCTgttctttaatttaatcattttattttttataaattttatattttaaaatttcaatcttaattcaaataataactagtaaatttattaacaaaaataacataatttcttttaatattatttgaagaTAATAAGTTAAGGTCACATTACCAATAatatatttattgtataaaattttaaaaatttataataaaaaaaattttgtaacAGATTTAAACTTAATTGTAGTAAGAAATTTCAATGGTTGTATTGTGATTATTGTTTTTGCAGCCATTGTTGACTAATTGCATTTGTGATGATGCATGGTAGATGGCTCccaataaaatattcataaatataaaaaatcgaGTCTTATTAATATagttttaattgataaattatgtgtAAAGCCGAAGTTGGTAATATGTCAACTCATTTTAGGTAGCACATGTTGAACATTATATTATCCTTCACAAAGATATATTGCTTTATTACggaaaaatacaaattttaaaatttaaagaaataggtcaattttggtacatattataaaaatatgtttggttgaaaacggtatttcttttaaataaacaaattttggcGTTACGGAGACGTGAAAACACTTCCTGCATTGTGCGCTTTCGCCACATGTTCCCACTATcccaaaaatttattatttttttagttttttatgttCATATAATCAATATGATGATTGGATTATCAAAACATATCTACACACAATTTAATTGCAAGAGCATCAAGTGTTGTTGAACATCAGTTATGAACAACAGTTAGAAGAGGTGAGGTTCTTGCACGTGTCCCGTATACTCGGTGAGACTAAATTGAAGCCCACACTTATTAGTGCTTTGCTAGAAAGATGGAGACCCAAgacacacacatttcatattctgTGTGATGATGATATGATTACACTCGAGGATGTGACATTAGAACTTGGTCTTTTGGTTGGTGGGCCAATAATTTGGGGAAATTTGAATAAAAACAATACCAAATATATTTAGTAATTTAGGGAATTTTTAATAACTTCACATTCTTCAACATATAAATAGTGGATTTATGTCATGGGTTGCAGGTCAAAGCTCATGATGAATGCACACAGAGCGTCTCATGGAGGTTAACTAATTAAATGAGACTCATTTGACCTACTTGAACTGGCCCGATTCGTGAAACATATGGAAAAACTCATCTACTTGAAGCCTGGTGACCTAATGAAACACTCAAGTAACATTGGAGACATCAGGGTAATTATTGTAAATACTAAAAGATAAAGATGTatgtcgaaacccttttttattttaaaaataatggggatcgactttgaaaacaaaaatgtggagtcgccaccaatcttttgatttaggtgtgattgggccACCTACTAAAACACTTTAttcaatgaaaaataattttggttcatgtaaaatcaaatgaaatgggtccgggagtcagttatgcatgaagaagggttagcaccctcatgacgcccaaaaattggtaccaaattgatttgatgttgttcttATACCAAAAGGTCttaaaaaaaagatttttcaaagaatgatttttttaaaatgcttGAATAGTTCAAATTAGTAGTCAAAAATCTCTCGTTTTAAAGACATGCAGTATCATACCCAGCACGATTGGATATAATCCCTTATACCTTTAAAAACGCGATtaattttcgaattttgaaaactcatacattaaaattataaaaggttaTCCAAATATTTGGTTTACCAGAAAAGTCATACCCAGTACGATTAAGCATGATTTTCCGAATTCCCCAAATATTAGATATTGccttatttcagaatttttgaatgataaaggaaattagaaatttgctcaaaaacacgtttatttgttttaaaatagatgaaataCTTAATGCATcaagacatatatatataaaaaaggggttaatgaatttgaaataataTACACAAAGTACAATAAACCTCACTTAATACATCTAACAATTATATACAATCATTTTAATTATAATGTAACCAAAAATTCTTTAAGCATGGATAGTGagtaattaatacaaaaataatatatacgaTAATTAACATGACACAAAATAAAATGATGCACAAAAAATATGTATGAAACAAAGTGGAATTGGAAATCAATATAAGACATTTTCAACATAATGATGAATTGATgatcacataatatatataaattgataaatttgcATAAAAACTTGGGATACATGTTTATTGAAAtagttattataaaataaaaagttcaaatcaaattatatatgaaatatttaaaacac encodes:
- the LOC107939353 gene encoding cytochrome P450 CYP749A22 translates to MTMIINEPLRLYGPAVGLLRKGGSEVRLGNLVLPADIDILIANAALHHDPQLWGDNVHLFKPERFAEGIAKATNYNTTAFCPFGLGPRTCVGTTFAIMEVKIAVSMILQRYTISLSPAYVHAPVSIITVKPQHVIQVILQSLHHDA